Proteins encoded in a region of the Tumebacillus sp. BK434 genome:
- a CDS encoding helix-turn-helix transcriptional regulator, whose protein sequence is MAGVGQRIKELRKASKLTQQELAEGVVTRSYISQIEKGLIQPSYDTLEKLSNKLGVSVEDFFKEPENKAMLITDWKKYVRFAEGHAESGQYEQAKKIVDNLESAAQEELNDFDLGILNWVHGKLREQTNQFREAMPFYEKSLEHLTEYIDSKELVRSLDSLAYCNLQLNDNQEALRILNHANEVIIRYHLGGLVKTSVLINTGVAHAKLGEYHSAIRLLQEANYLNHAMNVHYKAGHISFILGNCHMQIGDTDAAIEFFRHAIDFYEYSDDIENKAGVITNLGILYTNTGQGSKAAAALSEAILIYEQLRDAHTKHDPAEAERLETRAVNARIELARAFLLLGETAQVQAICDRILNSSQQPYYKADALLYLGNIQFQAARFQAALDHYQDAYRLFLQSGERKKIADLEEHLGNTYFELMEFALSAQFYKKRLETLRTQPAPLVSL, encoded by the coding sequence ATGGCAGGAGTTGGACAACGAATCAAAGAACTGCGCAAAGCCTCCAAACTGACACAGCAAGAGTTGGCTGAAGGGGTTGTGACGCGAAGTTACATCAGTCAGATCGAAAAAGGCTTGATCCAGCCTTCCTATGACACGCTGGAGAAGCTGTCGAACAAGTTGGGCGTATCGGTGGAAGATTTCTTCAAAGAGCCGGAAAACAAGGCGATGCTGATCACCGACTGGAAGAAGTACGTCCGGTTTGCCGAAGGGCATGCCGAGTCCGGGCAATACGAGCAGGCGAAGAAGATCGTCGACAATCTGGAATCGGCCGCTCAGGAAGAGCTGAACGATTTTGACCTGGGTATTTTGAACTGGGTGCACGGCAAGCTCCGCGAGCAGACCAACCAGTTCCGCGAGGCGATGCCGTTTTATGAAAAGAGTCTGGAGCACTTGACGGAGTACATCGACTCCAAAGAGCTGGTGCGCTCACTCGACTCGCTGGCGTATTGCAACCTGCAGTTGAACGACAATCAGGAAGCCTTGCGCATTCTGAATCATGCGAACGAAGTGATCATCCGCTACCACCTCGGTGGTCTGGTCAAGACGTCGGTGCTGATCAACACCGGCGTGGCGCATGCGAAGCTCGGCGAATACCATTCGGCGATCCGCCTGCTCCAGGAAGCGAACTACCTCAACCACGCGATGAACGTGCACTACAAGGCCGGCCACATCTCCTTCATCCTCGGCAACTGCCACATGCAGATCGGCGATACGGATGCGGCCATCGAGTTCTTCCGCCACGCGATCGACTTTTACGAGTACAGCGACGACATCGAAAACAAGGCCGGGGTCATCACCAACCTCGGGATTCTCTACACCAACACCGGCCAAGGCAGCAAAGCGGCAGCAGCCTTGTCTGAGGCGATCCTGATCTACGAGCAATTGCGCGATGCGCACACCAAGCACGACCCGGCCGAAGCGGAGCGCCTCGAAACCCGCGCCGTCAACGCCCGGATCGAGCTGGCCCGCGCTTTCCTGCTGCTCGGCGAAACGGCGCAGGTGCAGGCGATCTGCGACCGGATCTTGAACAGCAGCCAGCAGCCGTATTACAAGGCGGACGCGCTGCTCTACCTCGGCAACATCCAGTTCCAGGCAGCGCGCTTCCAGGCAGCGCTGGACCACTATCAAGACGCCTACCGCCTCTTCCTGCAGAGCGGCGAGCGCAAGAAGATCGCCGACCTCGAAGAACATCTGGGCAACACCTACTTCGAGCTCATGGAGTTCGCCTTGTCCGCCCAGTTTTACAAAAAGCGCCTCGAGACGCTGCGCACCCAGCCGGCGCCGCTGGTGTCGCTCTAA
- the glmL gene encoding methylaspartate mutase accessory protein GlmL: protein MEALLCIDFGSTYTKLTAIDMQGETVLGTAKDLTTVEEGLLVGFEKAHAKLIEQTGPLEFSEKLACSSAAGGLKMVAIGLVPELTAEAAKRAALGAGARVLGMYSFELTKSELEEIRAVQPDLILLAGGTDGGNKTCILHNAQMIATHLRDVPVVVAGNKNARDEIEALFADAGLYFKLVSNVMPRLNELQVEPAREAIRDVFMERIVVAKGLAEAEALVGGILMPTPAAVLEAAMVLADGTDLATGIGPLVVVDIGGATTDIHSIGSGEPTKPGVVWKGLQEPHAKRTVEGDLGMRVSAVSLWETAGTRRILKHLPEYGGSVEERCRQLQGEVSFVAVSPEDVAFDEAMAKTAVEIAMERHAGVVESVYTPMGLFLSQTGKDLLEFRTVIGTGGVLVHSPLADEIVGAGFFTADNPTCLKPLHPQVLIDRSYLLSAMGLVAQRDPEKALRLMKKYLIG from the coding sequence ATGGAAGCGCTGCTTTGTATCGATTTTGGCAGCACCTATACGAAACTGACGGCGATCGACATGCAGGGTGAAACGGTGCTGGGCACGGCCAAAGATCTGACCACCGTGGAAGAAGGTCTGCTGGTCGGCTTTGAAAAAGCGCACGCCAAGCTGATCGAGCAGACCGGACCGCTGGAGTTTAGCGAAAAGCTGGCCTGTTCCAGCGCGGCCGGGGGTCTGAAGATGGTGGCGATCGGGCTGGTGCCGGAGCTGACCGCCGAAGCGGCGAAACGGGCGGCGCTCGGTGCCGGGGCGCGGGTGCTCGGGATGTATTCGTTTGAGCTGACGAAGAGCGAGCTGGAAGAGATCAGAGCGGTGCAGCCCGACCTGATCCTGCTCGCCGGCGGCACCGACGGCGGCAACAAGACTTGCATTCTGCACAACGCGCAGATGATCGCCACACACCTCCGGGACGTGCCGGTCGTCGTCGCCGGGAACAAGAACGCGCGCGATGAGATCGAAGCGCTGTTTGCGGACGCGGGGCTGTACTTCAAGCTGGTGTCAAACGTCATGCCGCGCTTGAACGAACTGCAGGTGGAGCCGGCGCGCGAGGCGATCCGCGACGTGTTCATGGAGCGGATCGTCGTCGCCAAAGGACTCGCCGAGGCGGAAGCGCTGGTCGGCGGGATCTTGATGCCGACTCCGGCGGCCGTGCTGGAAGCGGCGATGGTGCTGGCCGACGGCACCGACCTCGCCACAGGCATCGGGCCGCTGGTCGTGGTCGACATCGGGGGAGCGACGACCGACATCCACTCGATCGGCAGCGGCGAACCGACCAAGCCGGGCGTGGTCTGGAAAGGGCTGCAGGAACCGCACGCCAAGCGCACGGTCGAAGGCGACCTCGGGATGCGGGTCAGCGCCGTGTCCCTGTGGGAGACGGCCGGCACGCGGCGGATCTTGAAGCATCTGCCGGAGTACGGCGGCTCGGTGGAGGAGCGCTGCCGGCAGCTGCAGGGCGAGGTGAGTTTTGTCGCTGTGTCGCCGGAAGATGTGGCCTTCGACGAAGCGATGGCCAAGACGGCGGTGGAGATCGCCATGGAGCGCCACGCCGGGGTGGTGGAGAGCGTCTATACGCCGATGGGGCTGTTCTTGTCCCAGACCGGCAAAGACCTGCTGGAGTTTCGGACGGTGATCGGCACCGGCGGCGTGCTGGTGCACAGCCCGCTTGCCGATGAGATCGTCGGGGCCGGCTTCTTCACCGCAGACAATCCGACCTGCCTGAAGCCCTTGCACCCGCAGGTGCTGATCGACCGCTCATACCTGCTGTCGGCGATGGGCTTGGTGGCGCAGCGAGATCCGGAAAAAGCGCTGCGCTTGATGAAAAAATACCTGATCGGATGA
- the glmS gene encoding methylaspartate mutase subunit S: MKATIVIGVIGADCHAVGNRILDHVFSEAGFHVVNIGVLSSQEDFISAAIETGAKAILVSSLYGHGEIDCRGLREKCEEAGLLDIVLYVGGNLVVGKHDFAEVEALFLDMGFNRVFSPETPLVVAVRNLHEDLGLVM; the protein is encoded by the coding sequence ATGAAGGCAACCATTGTCATTGGCGTCATTGGAGCGGACTGCCACGCGGTGGGCAATCGCATTTTGGACCATGTCTTTTCGGAAGCGGGTTTTCATGTGGTGAACATCGGGGTGCTCTCTTCGCAGGAAGATTTTATTTCGGCGGCGATTGAGACGGGCGCCAAGGCGATTCTGGTCTCTTCGCTCTACGGGCATGGCGAGATCGACTGCCGCGGCCTGCGTGAAAAATGTGAGGAAGCGGGCCTCCTCGACATCGTCTTGTACGTCGGAGGCAACCTCGTCGTCGGCAAGCACGATTTTGCCGAAGTCGAAGCGCTGTTTTTGGACATGGGCTTCAACCGCGTGTTTTCGCCGGAGACGCCGCTTGTGGTCGCCGTGCGCAATCTGCATGAGGATTTAGGGCTGGTGATGTAG
- a CDS encoding methylaspartate mutase subunit E — MELRNAKWSLDQFFAVRAGVLGQWETGRDADLELAAEHHRQIPLEKQFAPALMRAKAAGITLAQPRAGVATVEGQIELLLHLQEVGGADLLPVTIDSYTRQNRYRECIVGLEESKKTGRSLLNGFPAVNHGVAGCRELFENVGRPLQARHGTPDARLLSEIVLAAGWTSNEGGGISYNIPYAKNVSLERSLLDWQYCDRLTGLYEEMGIRINREPFGPLTGTLVPPSMSNAVMILEGLLAAEQGVKSLTLGYGQGGQLLQDVAAIRALEEQAEAYFQTYGYAGMEITTVFHQWMGGFPQDEAQAFGVVCLGAQAAALAGATKVIVKTPHEAAGVPTKEANAQGILATQQTLRMLRGQRLAMSPALQAEIDLIKAETTCLLDQVYALGEGDWAVGTVRAFQAGVLDVPFAPSKHNAGKMLPARDNAGAIRYLEFGNLPFPQEIKDHNRALLEERARDEGRDVSFQMVIDDIYAVSKGTLVGRPEKAISYSR, encoded by the coding sequence ATGGAACTGCGGAATGCAAAATGGAGTCTGGATCAGTTCTTTGCAGTGCGTGCCGGGGTGCTCGGCCAGTGGGAGACAGGACGGGACGCCGATCTGGAGCTGGCCGCGGAGCACCACCGCCAGATCCCGTTGGAAAAACAGTTTGCTCCTGCACTCATGCGCGCCAAAGCGGCCGGTATCACGCTGGCCCAACCGCGCGCCGGGGTGGCGACCGTCGAAGGGCAGATCGAGCTGCTGCTGCACTTGCAAGAAGTCGGTGGAGCCGACTTGCTGCCGGTGACGATCGACAGCTATACCCGACAGAACCGGTACCGCGAATGCATCGTCGGTCTGGAGGAGAGCAAGAAGACGGGCCGGTCGCTGTTAAACGGTTTTCCGGCGGTCAACCACGGGGTGGCGGGATGCCGCGAGTTGTTTGAAAACGTCGGCCGGCCGCTGCAGGCGCGGCATGGCACGCCAGATGCGCGCCTGCTGTCGGAGATCGTGCTGGCGGCCGGATGGACATCGAACGAAGGCGGCGGGATCTCGTACAACATCCCGTATGCGAAAAACGTCAGCCTCGAGCGCTCGCTGCTGGACTGGCAGTACTGCGACCGCTTGACGGGCTTGTATGAAGAGATGGGCATCCGCATCAACCGCGAGCCGTTTGGTCCGCTGACCGGCACGCTGGTGCCGCCGAGCATGTCGAATGCGGTGATGATCCTCGAAGGGCTGCTCGCCGCTGAGCAAGGCGTCAAAAGCCTGACGCTCGGCTACGGGCAAGGCGGCCAGCTGCTGCAGGACGTGGCGGCGATCCGGGCGCTGGAAGAGCAGGCGGAGGCGTATTTCCAGACGTACGGCTATGCCGGGATGGAGATCACCACCGTCTTTCACCAGTGGATGGGCGGCTTCCCGCAGGATGAGGCGCAGGCGTTTGGCGTGGTCTGTCTCGGCGCGCAGGCGGCCGCCCTCGCCGGTGCGACCAAGGTGATCGTCAAGACGCCGCATGAAGCGGCCGGCGTGCCGACCAAAGAAGCGAACGCGCAAGGCATTTTGGCGACGCAGCAGACGCTGCGCATGCTGCGGGGGCAGCGCCTGGCGATGTCCCCGGCGCTGCAGGCGGAGATCGATCTGATCAAGGCGGAGACGACCTGCCTGCTCGACCAAGTCTATGCGCTTGGCGAAGGAGACTGGGCGGTCGGCACGGTGCGGGCGTTTCAGGCGGGCGTGCTCGACGTGCCGTTTGCGCCCAGCAAACACAACGCGGGCAAAATGCTGCCGGCGCGCGACAACGCCGGTGCGATCCGCTACCTCGAATTCGGCAACCTCCCGTTCCCGCAGGAGATCAAAGATCACAACCGCGCCTTGCTCGAAGAGCGCGCGCGCGATGAAGGGCGCGACGTCTCCTTCCAGATGGTCATCGACGATATCTACGCGGTGAGCAAAGGGACGCTGGTCGGACGGCCGGAAAAAGCGATCAGCTACAGCCGGTAA